One genomic segment of Dehalogenimonas alkenigignens includes these proteins:
- a CDS encoding cupin domain-containing protein, with protein MAETQSIIGHAAAMAKLVAYQPGAVVSRTLTDRSAGTITLFAFDAGHGLSEHSAPFDAFVYIVDGESEISIGGEKHRVIEGQAIIMPANIPHALKAVTAFKMLLVMIRS; from the coding sequence ATGGCGGAAACGCAATCGATCATCGGCCACGCCGCGGCCATGGCCAAACTGGTGGCATACCAGCCCGGCGCCGTGGTCAGCCGCACCCTGACTGACCGGTCCGCCGGCACAATAACGCTGTTTGCCTTTGACGCCGGCCACGGACTGTCTGAGCATTCGGCGCCCTTCGACGCTTTTGTATATATCGTTGACGGCGAATCTGAAATTAGCATCGGCGGCGAGAAGCACCGGGTCATTGAAGGCCAGGCGATCATCATGCCGGCAAACATCCCTCATGCCCTGAAAGCGGTAACGGCGTTCAAGATGCTGCTGGTGATGATCCGTTCGTAG